One Vallitalea pronyensis genomic region harbors:
- a CDS encoding glycoside hydrolase family 127 protein translates to MNKQRNFQPIKTGEAKLTSGFWGNRVKDYMHIIKNLEAALLNEKNAARMLNFGIAAGEVKGEFYRNDWSDGDCYKFIEGCANQYAVTKDPDILRIMNQYIPWIEAAQEADGYICTQITLTDKARWANPNFHELYNYGHLFSCACVHYEATGDQRLLNVAKRAADYLCTVFIPLNPALGDFGFNPSQIMGLVELYRLTKEANYLKLADIFVTMRGTKLGNGDQNQNRVALRDEIKPVGHAVTAAYLYAGAADVYAHTEEEALMTALERIWDDMVDRRIYITGGVCPLYVGISERGDHVHEAFSDEFNLPHRIAYNETCANIAVAMWAKRMLALTNKATYGDWMENILYNAGISGSSLDMLRYFYANPLSHRINERIKPTFEQYSHVPNERFFTFDCWCCPPQLWRTYTGMPKWIYSLAEDGVSINLFAGSELDTKLSSGAPVKINMTSNYPWDEEVNIHIIEAPENMTLSFRIPSWCHEATCNGKPIEPGMHDVMVQSDDTLTILLPMKATLYTANPLVEQANGMVAVKRGPVVYCLEGCDIADGISMDELALSTDTEFEEEIITDLPYHMVGLKAELVRRPKGDALYHPLTKDDDKKVPVRFIPYFAWANREESDMSVWLPRA, encoded by the coding sequence ATGAATAAACAACGAAATTTCCAACCGATTAAAACGGGAGAAGCCAAATTAACGTCTGGTTTCTGGGGCAACAGAGTGAAAGACTACATGCATATCATTAAAAATCTGGAAGCGGCACTATTAAATGAAAAAAATGCGGCAAGAATGCTGAACTTTGGAATTGCAGCAGGTGAAGTCAAAGGCGAATTTTATAGGAACGACTGGTCGGATGGAGACTGTTATAAATTCATCGAAGGTTGTGCCAACCAATATGCTGTTACAAAAGATCCTGACATTCTTCGTATCATGAATCAATATATTCCTTGGATTGAAGCTGCTCAAGAGGCTGATGGATACATATGTACACAGATAACCTTAACGGATAAAGCACGTTGGGCAAATCCTAATTTCCACGAGCTGTACAATTATGGTCATCTCTTTTCTTGTGCATGTGTCCATTATGAAGCCACAGGTGACCAACGCCTTTTAAATGTAGCCAAACGTGCTGCTGATTATTTATGTACCGTCTTTATACCTCTTAATCCTGCGTTAGGTGATTTTGGTTTCAATCCCAGTCAGATTATGGGCCTTGTTGAACTGTATCGCTTAACAAAAGAAGCTAACTATCTTAAACTTGCTGATATCTTTGTGACCATGCGTGGTACTAAGTTAGGTAATGGGGATCAGAACCAAAACCGTGTAGCACTTCGTGATGAAATCAAACCTGTAGGTCATGCAGTGACTGCTGCCTATCTCTATGCAGGTGCTGCTGATGTTTATGCCCATACAGAAGAAGAAGCCCTTATGACAGCTCTTGAGCGCATTTGGGATGACATGGTTGACAGACGCATCTACATTACAGGTGGCGTGTGCCCTCTCTATGTGGGGATTTCAGAGCGAGGCGATCATGTTCACGAAGCGTTTAGTGATGAATTTAACTTACCTCATCGTATCGCGTATAATGAAACCTGTGCCAATATAGCTGTAGCCATGTGGGCGAAACGTATGCTGGCCTTAACCAACAAAGCAACCTACGGGGACTGGATGGAAAATATTCTTTATAACGCAGGTATATCTGGCTCCAGTCTTGATATGCTCCGTTATTTCTATGCTAATCCTCTATCTCACCGGATAAATGAACGAATCAAACCTACTTTTGAACAATATTCCCATGTACCTAATGAGCGCTTCTTTACATTTGACTGTTGGTGCTGCCCGCCACAATTATGGCGTACCTACACAGGCATGCCTAAGTGGATCTATTCATTAGCTGAAGATGGGGTTTCCATTAATCTCTTCGCTGGAAGTGAACTGGATACAAAGCTATCTAGTGGAGCACCTGTTAAGATAAACATGACCTCTAATTATCCTTGGGATGAAGAAGTGAACATTCATATTATAGAAGCACCTGAAAATATGACTCTTTCATTCCGTATTCCATCTTGGTGTCATGAAGCAACATGCAACGGTAAGCCTATTGAACCGGGTATGCATGATGTGATGGTTCAATCAGATGACACACTGACTATTCTTTTACCAATGAAGGCAACATTGTATACGGCTAATCCACTGGTTGAACAAGCTAACGGTATGGTAGCTGTCAAAAGGGGTCCCGTTGTCTACTGCCTAGAAGGTTGTGATATTGCTGATGGCATATCCATGGACGAGTTAGCCCTGTCCACTGACACTGAATTTGAGGAAGAAATCATCACCGATCTGCCTTATCATATGGTTGGGTTAAAAGCGGAGCTTGTAAGAAGACCAAAAGGTGACGCCCTTTATCACCCTCTTACAAAAGATGATGATAAAAAAGTACCCGTTCGCTTCATCCCTTATTTTGCTTGGGCAAACAGAGAAGAAAGCGATATGAGTGTGTGGCTGCCAAGAGCTTAA
- a CDS encoding sulfatase-like hydrolase/transferase, translating into MNIFMIMCDELRADVMGYLGNDTIKTPHLDALAEDSIIFENAYCNTPMCVPSRVSIATGRHALSHGALDNMLRPLDDEVSIYSMLQKEGYITFNHGKWHSNIAPEKFGVTFSNNGSHRTQGAEKQVTCFGITDRELRKETTYKRNDGEIPLIIYGTRPSHKDHTLDSVVTKNYLDVLDHLDEVGQPVFGRLSIMDPHTPYFPSEPYASMYPPDALPLPDSIQEDLHTKPVLQRYFHKVRGFDLLEEQDYRQCKAAYYGLVTHVDDRIGQVIDRLKALDLYDDSLIIFTSDHGSMLGEHGYIEKWGHMYEQVMRTPLLIKPPHNPYKGKRLDSFVESIDIMPTILELLNLEIPDGVQGKSLVPYMTGKTSVHKEEVYGQYYCGSLQNTPALMVRDETWKLTYYPEGNAMEDKLLNDHPLKMSPMFEKKDVFGELYHMGNDPDEIHNLFDDPAYATIKESYMAKLENWKKDLEPIVVADTMPSHNDLSLHVLTQGENMTAAQDLLRGEGRLRQLKRKS; encoded by the coding sequence ATGAATATTTTTATGATCATGTGTGATGAATTAAGAGCCGATGTAATGGGCTATTTAGGTAATGACACCATCAAGACACCTCATTTGGATGCATTAGCAGAGGATTCCATTATCTTTGAAAACGCATACTGCAATACACCCATGTGTGTACCATCAAGAGTGAGCATAGCTACTGGTCGGCATGCCTTGAGTCATGGGGCGTTAGACAATATGCTTAGGCCACTGGATGATGAAGTTTCTATCTATAGTATGCTTCAAAAAGAAGGTTATATAACCTTTAATCATGGAAAATGGCATAGTAATATTGCACCTGAAAAATTTGGTGTCACTTTTTCCAATAACGGTAGCCATCGAACACAAGGAGCAGAAAAGCAGGTCACATGTTTTGGTATCACCGATCGTGAGTTAAGAAAAGAAACCACTTATAAAAGAAATGATGGCGAAATTCCACTCATTATATATGGTACAAGACCTTCCCATAAAGATCATACACTGGACAGTGTGGTAACAAAAAATTATTTAGATGTGCTTGATCATTTAGATGAAGTAGGTCAGCCTGTTTTTGGAAGGTTGTCCATCATGGACCCTCATACACCCTATTTCCCATCTGAACCTTACGCATCCATGTATCCTCCTGATGCACTGCCATTACCTGACAGTATCCAGGAAGACCTTCATACGAAACCTGTCTTACAGCGTTATTTTCACAAAGTAAGAGGGTTTGATTTATTAGAAGAACAGGATTATAGACAATGTAAGGCGGCCTATTATGGCTTAGTCACCCATGTGGATGATCGGATAGGTCAGGTGATTGACCGGTTAAAGGCATTGGATTTATATGATGACAGTTTGATTATTTTTACATCGGACCATGGCAGTATGTTAGGGGAACACGGTTACATAGAAAAATGGGGGCATATGTATGAGCAGGTCATGCGAACACCTTTACTCATTAAACCGCCTCATAATCCCTACAAAGGTAAACGCTTGGATAGTTTTGTGGAGTCCATTGATATCATGCCAACCATTCTTGAACTGCTGAACTTGGAGATACCTGATGGCGTACAAGGAAAAAGCTTGGTGCCTTATATGACTGGGAAAACGTCAGTGCATAAGGAAGAAGTCTATGGGCAGTATTATTGCGGTTCCTTGCAAAATACACCTGCATTAATGGTAAGAGATGAGACATGGAAATTGACTTATTACCCAGAAGGCAATGCCATGGAAGACAAATTATTAAATGACCATCCCCTTAAAATGTCCCCTATGTTTGAAAAGAAAGATGTGTTTGGTGAGTTATACCATATGGGCAATGACCCAGATGAGATTCATAATCTGTTTGATGATCCAGCTTATGCCACCATAAAAGAGTCGTATATGGCCAAGTTAGAGAATTGGAAAAAAGACCTTGAACCCATAGTTGTTGCAGATACCATGCCATCCCATAATGACTTAAGCCTTCACGTGTTAACCCAAGGTGAAAACATGACAGCAGCTCAGGACTTACTTCGAGGTGAGGGACGATTAAGGCAGTTAAAACGAAAGTCATGA
- a CDS encoding mandelate racemase/muconate lactonizing enzyme family protein gives MKIKNVETIVLKQTLDEGVSFAYSQAWYNTRTIMILKVTTDTGIVGWGESFGPAFVNQVIIDKYFKDYLIGKDPLDIEVIWEGLYNMMRDHCSKGNAIEAISAVDIALWDIKGKYFNQPIYKLLGGTPRKKIRPYATGLYRHVLPTDMDVLVEEAKGYQEAGFKAMKIKIGFGIEDDIHAVKAIREAVGDEMMLMVDANHAYNASTALKICQGIEKYDIRWFEEPVPPEDIEGYREVKRHTSIPIAGGEAEFTRFGFNHLLGKRAVDVVQPDCGVTGGISEFRKIAVLASVNNIQCYPHVWGSAIALYTGINCAFALQDFPNKLVQEDMLLEYDRTENIFRERLAKEPLELVDGYILPPTKPGLGIEINEALLEEYRVEA, from the coding sequence ATGAAAATAAAAAATGTAGAAACCATTGTACTCAAACAAACATTGGATGAAGGGGTTTCCTTTGCTTATTCTCAAGCATGGTATAACACCAGAACCATTATGATTCTTAAAGTCACAACAGATACAGGTATTGTTGGCTGGGGGGAATCCTTTGGGCCAGCTTTTGTTAATCAGGTGATTATTGACAAATACTTTAAAGACTACTTAATTGGTAAAGACCCTTTGGATATCGAAGTCATTTGGGAAGGACTTTACAACATGATGCGGGATCATTGTTCCAAGGGTAATGCCATAGAAGCTATCAGTGCAGTAGATATTGCATTATGGGATATTAAAGGTAAGTATTTTAACCAACCCATTTATAAACTCCTTGGAGGTACACCAAGAAAGAAAATTAGGCCTTATGCCACTGGATTATATAGGCATGTATTACCTACAGACATGGATGTTCTGGTTGAAGAAGCAAAAGGCTATCAAGAAGCGGGTTTCAAAGCCATGAAAATCAAAATTGGTTTTGGAATAGAAGACGATATTCATGCAGTAAAAGCCATTCGAGAGGCTGTTGGTGATGAGATGATGCTCATGGTGGATGCCAATCATGCCTATAATGCCAGCACAGCATTAAAAATCTGCCAAGGGATTGAAAAGTATGATATAAGATGGTTTGAAGAGCCTGTTCCACCAGAGGACATTGAAGGCTATAGGGAAGTCAAGCGTCATACGAGCATTCCCATAGCAGGCGGGGAGGCAGAATTTACCCGATTTGGGTTCAATCATCTTCTTGGAAAACGGGCAGTAGATGTGGTGCAGCCGGACTGTGGTGTAACTGGTGGTATCTCAGAATTTAGAAAAATAGCTGTCCTGGCATCGGTGAACAATATCCAATGTTACCCACATGTATGGGGAAGTGCTATTGCCCTCTATACGGGCATTAACTGTGCCTTTGCATTACAAGATTTTCCCAACAAGCTGGTTCAAGAAGATATGTTGCTGGAATATGACCGTACGGAGAATATATTTCGAGAACGTTTGGCAAAAGAGCCATTGGAATTAGTGGATGGTTATATATTGCCCCCAACCAAACCAGGGCTTGGTATTGAGATTAATGAAGCACTATTGGAAGAATATCGGGTTGAAGCATAG
- a CDS encoding aldehyde dehydrogenase family protein, with protein sequence MLYQCYINGKRVAGRDGEKNVINPGTEEVIGQVSLIDEEQAKEALIAAQKGFAYWSGLTIREREEWINRLKLAVMDEEEEIVDLLMMETGKLYDSAKEDYQMLIDCFDFFTDEAKNMEDEIIRDAEGSHHNIITREPIGVVVAYLAWNFPLLNLGYKLGPVLASGCSCVIRPSESTPLATLKIGEILEKIKFPKGVVNLVLGDVSKISHVLNSSDITQLITLIGSTNTGKKVINDSTTSIKRFSLELGGNAPAIVLKDYDEKKAARTLTHFKFANCGQVCVSPNRIFVHEDQYESFVHEALEVAQTIKAGWGKEKGASISPMISKRARDRMFDIVEDALQKGARLVYGGKVPEEKDKGFYMMPTILADVTKDMKCYQEEIFGPIMPILKYNEQLDLIEAGNDTEYGLTSYVFSNDMKAINQIAKGLKAGTVCVNKPKYAVELPHGGIKESGIGKDCSKYSLEEYYYIKRISIAMD encoded by the coding sequence ATGTTGTATCAATGTTATATTAATGGTAAGAGAGTAGCAGGTCGTGACGGTGAAAAGAATGTGATTAATCCCGGTACAGAAGAAGTCATCGGGCAAGTATCCTTAATTGATGAAGAACAAGCAAAAGAAGCACTCATAGCAGCCCAAAAAGGGTTTGCCTATTGGTCTGGACTGACCATCCGTGAAAGGGAAGAGTGGATTAATCGATTAAAGCTGGCTGTCATGGATGAAGAAGAAGAGATTGTTGATTTATTAATGATGGAAACAGGTAAGCTATACGATAGTGCGAAGGAAGATTATCAGATGCTTATTGACTGTTTTGACTTTTTCACAGATGAAGCCAAAAACATGGAAGATGAAATCATCCGTGACGCAGAAGGAAGTCATCACAATATCATCACACGCGAACCTATTGGTGTGGTTGTTGCCTATTTAGCTTGGAACTTTCCATTATTGAACCTTGGCTATAAATTAGGACCCGTATTGGCATCAGGCTGTTCTTGTGTTATTCGACCATCCGAATCCACACCTTTAGCCACTCTTAAAATAGGTGAAATTCTTGAAAAAATCAAATTCCCTAAGGGGGTTGTTAATTTAGTCCTTGGTGATGTAAGTAAGATATCCCATGTATTGAACAGTAGTGATATTACCCAGCTTATCACCTTAATAGGGTCCACCAATACAGGTAAAAAAGTAATCAACGATTCGACCACATCCATTAAGCGGTTTTCATTGGAATTAGGTGGCAATGCTCCAGCAATTGTGCTAAAGGATTACGATGAAAAGAAAGCGGCAAGAACCTTAACCCATTTCAAATTTGCAAACTGCGGGCAGGTATGTGTCAGTCCCAATCGTATATTTGTTCATGAAGACCAATACGAAAGCTTTGTCCACGAAGCCCTAGAAGTGGCTCAGACCATCAAAGCAGGTTGGGGGAAAGAGAAAGGGGCATCCATAAGCCCGATGATTTCAAAACGAGCAAGAGATAGGATGTTTGATATCGTTGAAGACGCCCTTCAAAAAGGAGCAAGGCTTGTATATGGCGGTAAAGTGCCAGAAGAAAAAGATAAAGGATTCTACATGATGCCTACCATCTTAGCAGATGTCACAAAGGATATGAAGTGCTATCAAGAGGAGATATTTGGACCCATTATGCCTATTTTAAAGTATAATGAACAATTGGATTTAATTGAGGCAGGTAACGATACAGAGTATGGGCTGACTTCCTATGTATTCTCTAACGACATGAAGGCCATCAACCAAATAGCAAAAGGACTAAAAGCAGGTACGGTTTGTGTCAACAAGCCTAAATATGCTGTTGAATTACCTCATGGAGGTATTAAAGAGAGCGGTATTGGTAAAGATTGCTCTAAATATTCGTTGGAAGAATACTATTATATTAAACGTATTTCCATTGCCATGGACTAG
- a CDS encoding bifunctional 4-hydroxy-2-oxoglutarate aldolase/2-dehydro-3-deoxy-phosphogluconate aldolase encodes MTIIDRVKQEKIIAIVRGIEPNRIIDTCEALYAGGISMIEITFDQSSPTGNKDTYHAIKKVADTLGKEVCVGAGTVMTIEQVSLAIEAGATYIISPNFDKAVVAKTLEGGAVSMPGVMTPSEIVDAYQAGAGAVKIFPIDRLGTGYLKAVKSPISHIPIIAVGGIDLDNASDYIKAGAIGLGIGSSLVDKQLIQAGKYDALTQRAKAFVHKVQM; translated from the coding sequence ATGACCATTATCGATCGAGTTAAGCAAGAAAAAATAATTGCCATTGTGAGAGGCATTGAACCAAACAGAATCATTGACACATGTGAGGCATTATATGCTGGTGGTATTTCCATGATTGAAATTACCTTTGATCAATCCAGCCCAACAGGTAATAAGGATACGTATCATGCCATTAAAAAAGTAGCAGACACCTTGGGGAAGGAAGTGTGTGTTGGCGCAGGAACAGTGATGACCATTGAACAAGTCTCCCTAGCTATTGAAGCAGGAGCAACGTACATCATATCCCCTAATTTTGATAAGGCAGTTGTAGCGAAGACTCTTGAAGGAGGGGCTGTATCCATGCCTGGGGTCATGACACCTTCTGAAATCGTTGATGCTTATCAAGCAGGAGCAGGAGCCGTGAAGATATTTCCCATAGATCGTTTGGGTACAGGCTATTTAAAAGCTGTCAAATCCCCCATTAGTCATATTCCCATCATTGCAGTTGGTGGCATCGACCTTGATAATGCTTCAGACTATATAAAAGCTGGTGCTATAGGTCTGGGTATTGGCTCTAGCCTTGTTGACAAGCAATTAATCCAGGCAGGCAAATATGACGCATTAACACAACGGGCTAAGGCATTCGTTCATAAAGTCCAAATGTAA
- a CDS encoding PfkB family carbohydrate kinase, with protein MMANIVCFGEIMGRLCPPGYKKVLQTTSFDVTFAGGEANVAVSLANYGLDATYVTKVPNNDLGKLVKRILKSYDVNVNQILTGGDRLGMYYVEKGASQRPSKVIYDRKYSAISMADPSEFNWDHILEGADWFHTTGITPALSDTCIEITRDALQACRKKGITVSCDLNYRKNLWDCDKAKAVMSDLMQYVDVCIGNEEDAEKVLGISASETDVTAGALNKAGYTEVAQAITEQYGCKTVAITLRESYSASVNGWSALLYTGGKSYFSKKYDIQLVDRVGGGDSFVGGLLYALLERTEPQDQVDFAVAASCLKHTIEGDFNQVTIQEVETLMNGDGSGRVQR; from the coding sequence ATTATGGCAAACATTGTATGTTTTGGTGAAATTATGGGTAGGCTGTGTCCACCTGGCTACAAGAAAGTATTACAAACAACAAGTTTTGATGTAACCTTTGCAGGTGGTGAAGCCAATGTAGCTGTATCCCTTGCCAACTATGGTCTAGATGCAACTTATGTAACGAAAGTGCCCAATAATGATTTGGGAAAACTGGTAAAAAGAATATTGAAGAGCTATGACGTCAATGTGAATCAAATCCTTACCGGCGGTGATAGGCTGGGTATGTACTACGTTGAAAAAGGTGCATCACAGCGGCCATCAAAGGTTATCTACGACCGAAAATACAGCGCTATTTCCATGGCAGATCCAAGTGAATTTAATTGGGACCATATCCTTGAAGGTGCTGATTGGTTTCACACCACAGGCATTACACCGGCCCTATCAGATACGTGTATTGAGATAACGCGAGATGCTCTACAAGCCTGTAGAAAAAAAGGTATTACAGTCAGTTGCGACTTGAATTATCGAAAGAATCTCTGGGACTGTGATAAAGCCAAGGCGGTTATGTCTGACCTTATGCAATACGTTGATGTATGCATTGGCAATGAGGAGGATGCTGAAAAGGTATTAGGTATCTCCGCATCAGAAACAGATGTAACAGCAGGTGCATTAAACAAAGCAGGTTACACAGAAGTTGCTCAGGCAATCACGGAGCAATATGGATGTAAAACAGTTGCCATTACCCTTCGAGAAAGTTACTCAGCCAGTGTTAATGGCTGGTCAGCCTTACTCTACACAGGCGGTAAGAGTTATTTCTCCAAAAAATATGATATTCAATTAGTGGATCGTGTAGGCGGTGGCGATAGTTTCGTAGGGGGTCTGTTGTATGCCCTTCTTGAAAGAACCGAACCACAAGACCAAGTGGACTTTGCTGTAGCGGCAAGTTGCTTGAAACATACCATCGAAGGGGACTTTAATCAGGTGACCATTCAAGAGGTTGAAACACTCATGAACGGGGATGGGTCAGGCAGGGTACAAAGATAG
- a CDS encoding glycoside hydrolase family 2 TIM barrel-domain containing protein, protein MENQVRKIINLDNDWTFKKGMDLAGFSDRIDDADWCSIHLPHDWSIFGPFKEDNPSGPRGGYAPAGIAWYRKHLHVPQDYANKKIYIEFDGVYMNSEVHMNGERVGKYPYGYTTLYYDITSYLKYGEDNLLSVKVDTSTQPSSRWYSGSGIYRHVRLIVTDKLHIGQWGTYVTTPEVHEKEAWVKIDTTLVNEANEHKNVTIQVSLLNEAQLVVGKVSKEVVIEPNSEDVFSQEIYVQQPELWSIDNPYLYHVKTEIISEGCVVDDDLVAMGIRSIVFDADKGFFLNGTYTKIKGVCLHHDGGALGAACPDRAKERQLQILKEMGCNAIRTSHNPPSPVLLDLCDQYGMLVMDEVFDEYQIGKRPRVFDEVHALDKQIRRPIFAYAEVFDAYHEKDLTTMIKRDRNHPSIILWSIGNEITEHMRPEGVELTKGLHDLVKAYDTTRPTITGIVHLEGANTYGIPDMVDIAGYNYKETLYEKEHAKYPERIILGSETSSAAPFEMRAVYDDFLQADTQLKTFDDVTKELGDIVSIHSDHRYIRGEHSWKITNDLDYISGLFIWTGFDYIGEPSPYAWPSKTSYFGVIDTCGFPKDAYYMYQSQWTTKPMLHVFPHWNWEDKAGQHIPVWCYTNCDSVELFLNDRSLGEKHCSDTELLHVSWAIPYVKGTLRAVGKKENKIVLEKIVKTAGDPYAIVLEADRKAIQADSQDLAYITVKVVDKEGTLVPTAKNLIHFRVEGEGRLIGVDNGDPTSLEAYKGAERSTLGGLCLAIVQSTYNKGKLVVTAESEGLVGCQLVLTSI, encoded by the coding sequence ATGGAAAACCAAGTGCGGAAAATAATCAATTTGGATAACGATTGGACGTTTAAAAAGGGTATGGATCTTGCTGGATTTAGTGATAGAATAGATGACGCTGATTGGTGCTCCATTCATCTACCACATGATTGGAGCATATTTGGACCCTTTAAAGAAGATAATCCAAGCGGTCCACGAGGCGGATACGCACCAGCAGGAATTGCTTGGTATCGTAAGCATCTCCATGTACCCCAAGACTATGCTAATAAAAAGATATACATTGAATTTGACGGGGTTTATATGAACAGTGAAGTGCACATGAATGGTGAGCGGGTAGGAAAGTACCCCTATGGGTATACAACCCTTTATTACGATATCACATCGTATCTTAAGTATGGTGAGGATAATCTACTGTCCGTAAAGGTGGATACATCCACTCAGCCAAGTTCAAGATGGTACAGTGGTTCAGGGATCTATCGCCATGTGCGGCTAATTGTGACGGATAAACTTCATATAGGCCAATGGGGGACTTATGTGACAACACCTGAGGTTCATGAGAAAGAAGCATGGGTGAAGATTGATACAACCCTTGTGAATGAAGCAAATGAGCACAAGAACGTGACCATTCAAGTAAGTCTTCTCAATGAAGCTCAATTAGTTGTTGGGAAAGTGAGCAAAGAAGTAGTAATTGAGCCAAATAGTGAAGACGTATTCAGCCAAGAGATATACGTTCAGCAGCCAGAACTTTGGTCCATCGATAATCCCTATCTGTATCACGTGAAGACGGAGATTATATCTGAGGGTTGCGTTGTTGATGATGACTTGGTTGCCATGGGCATCCGTTCCATTGTATTTGATGCAGATAAAGGCTTCTTCCTTAATGGCACATACACCAAGATTAAAGGGGTATGCCTTCACCATGATGGTGGTGCGTTAGGAGCAGCTTGTCCGGATCGAGCAAAAGAAAGGCAGCTTCAAATACTAAAAGAAATGGGTTGTAATGCCATAAGAACAAGTCACAACCCGCCATCGCCTGTGCTCCTTGATCTATGTGATCAATATGGGATGCTTGTCATGGATGAAGTATTTGATGAATATCAAATTGGAAAAAGGCCAAGGGTGTTTGATGAGGTGCATGCCTTAGATAAGCAGATAAGAAGACCCATATTTGCTTATGCGGAAGTATTTGATGCCTATCATGAAAAAGACCTGACCACCATGATTAAGCGAGACCGTAATCATCCTTCCATAATATTATGGAGTATTGGTAATGAAATCACGGAACATATGCGACCAGAAGGTGTTGAACTGACAAAGGGTTTGCATGATTTGGTAAAAGCATATGATACAACAAGACCAACCATAACAGGCATCGTTCATCTTGAAGGGGCTAATACATATGGCATACCTGATATGGTGGATATAGCTGGGTATAATTACAAGGAAACTTTATATGAAAAGGAACATGCAAAATACCCTGAAAGAATTATATTAGGTAGTGAGACCAGTTCAGCAGCGCCATTTGAGATGCGAGCCGTTTACGATGATTTTTTACAAGCCGATACCCAACTAAAAACCTTTGATGATGTTACAAAAGAGCTTGGGGATATTGTGAGCATTCATTCAGACCACCGTTATATTCGAGGGGAGCATTCATGGAAAATAACAAATGATTTAGACTATATATCAGGACTCTTTATTTGGACGGGATTTGATTATATAGGAGAACCATCACCTTATGCATGGCCATCTAAAACATCCTATTTTGGGGTGATTGACACCTGTGGCTTCCCAAAAGATGCTTATTACATGTACCAGAGTCAATGGACAACAAAGCCAATGCTCCACGTATTTCCTCATTGGAACTGGGAAGATAAGGCTGGTCAACACATACCCGTTTGGTGCTATACCAATTGTGATAGTGTTGAGTTGTTTTTGAATGACCGTTCATTAGGTGAAAAACATTGTAGCGATACAGAATTATTGCATGTAAGTTGGGCGATACCTTACGTAAAAGGTACCCTAAGAGCAGTCGGTAAGAAAGAGAATAAGATTGTACTTGAAAAAATCGTGAAAACAGCAGGGGATCCTTATGCCATTGTTTTAGAAGCCGATAGAAAAGCAATACAAGCCGATAGTCAAGATTTAGCCTACATCACCGTTAAAGTGGTGGATAAGGAAGGTACATTAGTGCCCACGGCAAAAAATCTGATTCATTTTCGTGTAGAAGGTGAAGGTCGCTTAATTGGTGTAGACAATGGTGACCCTACATCATTAGAAGCTTATAAGGGGGCTGAACGTTCCACTTTAGGCGGATTATGCCTTGCCATTGTTCAATCCACATATAATAAAGGTAAACTTGTGGTTACAGCTGAATCGGAAGGTTTAGTGGGATGTCAACTTGTCCTGACATCCATATAG